A region from the Lytechinus variegatus isolate NC3 chromosome 6, Lvar_3.0, whole genome shotgun sequence genome encodes:
- the LOC121417090 gene encoding zinc finger protein 888-like produces the protein MEATDTRSARFQESDVGSKQQDCPLTQQGMLSTTCDKIINQIPSTIKNEGSCVKPGQQHHDRSKTGVSSVYSGVLSRRDGREMSSLERRYFYGSEDCSDDQEMIGSLNASRHKLDVNSSNLGYEMVPASQRVRLGSKTAESGTMIHESGVAIRCQEDLPLQGNKETDAFEGTSAGASIDEEAQVVQEQEGKIDDKPSQCKICHKFFLHVKVHMRVHTSDRPFKCSFCDKGFIEKRHLDNHMRSHTGEKPFKCPVCAKAFSRETHLTYHLRTHTGIKPFSCETCGRSFGRKGDLTVHMRIHTGERPFPCKLCNKTFGTQSNLTLHMRSHTGERPYECTACPKTFKSKSDLIKHVRVHTGEKPFKCKVCDRYFRATSDLKRHMRGHTNEKPYKCDVCLKEFSSDCYLPKHACTGAPKIKNVTTDQTEPKS, from the coding sequence ATGGAAGCCACTGATACAAGAAGTGCAAGATTCCAAGAATCAGATGTTGGCTCAAAGCAGCAGGATTGTCCATTGACACAACAGGGCATGCTGTCAACTACCTGTGATAAAATCATCAACCAGATTCCATCGACAATTAAGAATGAAGGTTCTTGTGTTAAACCAGGACAGCAGCACCATGATAGGAGCAAGACAGGTGTCTCAAGTGTTTATTCGGGAGTTCTTTCGAGGCGAGATGGTCGTGAAATGAGCTCCCTGGAGAGAAGATATTTTTATGGTTCAGAGGATTGTTCCGATGATCAGGAGATGATAGGTAGTTTAAATGCAAGCCGACATAAACTTGATGTAAACTCAAGTAATCTAGGGTATGAAATGGTGCCAGCTAGTCAAAGAGTGAGATTAGGTAGTAAAACTGCTGAAAGTGGGACCATGATTCATGAATCAGGGGTTGCTATTCGCTGTCAGGAAGACCTGCCACTGCAAGGAAACAAGGAGACTGATGCCTTTGAAGGAACATCTGCAGGAGCATCAATCGATGAAGAAGCGCAAGTTGTCCAGGAGCAGGAGGGAAAGATTGATGACAAACCCTCGCAATGCAAGATATGCCATAAATTTTTCTTACATGTCAAAGTCCACATGAGGGTCCATACTTCCGACCGTCCATTCAAATGCAGTTTCTGCGACAAGGGCTTCATCGAAAAGCGCCACCTGGACAATCACATGCGCAGCCACACGGGTGAGAAGCCGTTCAAATGCCCCGTCTGCGCAAAAGCGTTCAGCCGCGAGACGCACCTCACCTATCATCTGCGGACCCATACTGGGATCAAGCCATTTTCCTGCGAGACTTGCGGAAGGAGCTTCGGCCGTAAAGGCGACCTGACAGTTCACATGCGGATCCATACAGGTGAACGCCCTTTCCCTTGCAAGCTGTGCAATAAGACCTTCGGGACACAGAGCAACCTCACCCTTCACATGCGCAGCCACACAGGGGAGCGACCTTATGAGTGCACCGCTTGCCCCAAGACCTTCAAATCCAAAAGCGATCTCATCAAGCACGTCCGCGTGCATACAGGGGAGAAACCATTCAAATGCAAGGTGTGTGACAGGTATTTCCGCGCGACCTCTGACCTCAAGCGGCATATGCGTGGCCACACCAACGAGAAACCATACAAATGTGACGTGTGTCTTAAGGAATTCAGCTCGGATTGCTATCTCCCTAAACATGCCTGTACCGGTGCTCCAAAGATTAAGAATGTCACTACTGATCAAACTGAACCAAAAAGTTGA